CCAACACAGGTACTCGGGGGCTGCATAGACAGCCCAAAACAAAGTGTCAAAGTGCTTTGGGGAGCCGTCGATGACTTCCTCGGACCTTATGCCATGATATGCATCGATTTTGACTTGTGTCTTCGGTCAGTAGCTGGATTGTGTGGCTCCTATATTTACCCCTTACGTTTTCGCATTGTTCGGCTAAGAGAGTGTCGGGAGCACCTCCATGATTATTACTTCTGATTTAAATCGGTTAAGTATCTCAGGTGGATGAAGCCAAAGATTGACTGTCACAACGTGTGTAAAATCGGTCGGCATGTCGGATATAAAAATATTACAACCGTCAGGATTGATTGCATAAAGCAAAACGACTTTGCTTAACGAAGTCATAATATCTGCTCTTTCTAAGTTTACGTCCGGTACAGCCGAGGTCACGCATAGGAGGCAGAACCGGATGTTGAGGTTACAAGAGCAATGCTTCGGTAGACCCCCCTCACAAAGCGTATAAAGGACAATATAGACATTTCACAAATTATACAGTAGTTTGTTGTACACGTATTAATAAAAAAAATTAGACACATATCCGTAACAAATAAAAGCACTTGCACCTGGTATCGAACTCACAACCTGGCCATGAATGGAACCGATGCTAACCAGATAGCCTAGTAACTGAGTACAGCTAAAAGGCAGTGCTAACATTTAAAGTACTATTTAGAATTGCAGATCCgactttttcttttcttttccaaTACTTTGGCAAAACAATGCGAACAAAATTTCTTGAAAATGCCAACAATGTTTCAAAATCATAAAAAAATAGAATATTCTTTTCTTAAATATGAACAGTTTTCTAAAAAGTGAATTTAAAATACGCACTTAACATTTTCCCAGTATACGGTGTTTTTTTTCAAATACAAACTAAACTTTCTTTAAAATATATGCTGAATATTTTTGAAATGCACGTTGAATAAAATTAGTAGACATGATGAACACTTTTTATACACAGTGAACATTTTCCCAAAACCGGTTGCTCGTTCAAAGTGGGCCAACGCATATCGTGTGGGTCGCTTTACTTCAACAAAGCCATGACAGTTTGACACCCTCGGGCGGCAAATAGGGTTCGCCTTCGGGAAGTAGAGTCAGATAGAAGGTGCCACGCACAGTATGCTGCCTCGACTGGCCCCGTCCATTATCGCACGCGAAAACAGGGAAACTACCTTTAAAAGGAAAGGGCAATGAGCGGATCAAACCCTGTAACTCTCACTGCCGACCGCTCGCCGCTAGGTACACAAACTGATAAGCTCAAATGTCTAACTACAAAAACGCAAACTACTAGAACTATCCTTTACCAACCAGCTTACTGTAGCAAAACAGATTTTCCCactatttctttctcttttttgctgatagttttttgtttcttttccatttccatttttccaaaatttcaaaaaaagtttgcctattcaaattttgttcataaATTATAACATTCGCATTCTAAAAAATTATACAAACATTGAACAGACACAATTGTAAAAAAAAGGTGTAGGAAATCATTCAAACCTGGCGTAAAACTACCATGGGCACGCCTACCTGCTTACGGAAGTTTGGGTCAGTCTTGAGATTTCCAAAAATACCATGTTCGACGGAGACTGTTCGGTTAGAACAGAAGAGTCCAATTGGGAGTAGCCCATTTCTCAACATCTCTTAAATGGTCTCAGTTTTTTTCATGTCATTGTATGATCGATTTAAGGCACCATGTCATGTGGTTTCGGGTTTCAACAAGTTTTGCATTTTTTGGAACATGAATTGAGAAAAATATTCATGTTTGTAGATTTTTCTGAAGGATTTGagaaagttcatcgattttgaaaaaagtccATCAATTTTGGCAAAACAAGTTCATCTACTTTGAAAATATGCATTCATTTTGAAAAACTTCATCAATTTTGAGAAAAAGGAACattaattttgaaaaaaaaatcatctattttcaaaaaatgttcatcaatattttttatgaatttttaaaAAGTTATCGATTTAGGAAAACGTTCACCAAGTTTGAAAAAATATTCGCAAATTTTGTTAAAAGCCCATTCATTCATAAAAACGAAATTGGAAAAAGTTTGCACATTGCAAGAGAAAAGGGAAAATAAAAAATGAACAAAAAAGAAAGGAAAACGAAAAATAAGAAATAGAGAAGGAAAATAAATCTGGGACAAAACCGTTAAAAACGAGAAAAAAAGAGCAAGAAAAAGGAAAGAAGGAAAGAAGTAAAGAAGAAAATTGGGGGAAAAAAGCGGATAGAAGAAAAGAATAAGAAAGACACCTGCAACCATGTTAAGTGGTGGTGGCAAGTTGGTTATGGCGTTGCATTTTGAACCAAAAGTTCCTGTCTCGAATCTTGGGACACTCATATATTTTTGCAATTTAAAGAGATGGTTGGGACGGCCCAGCGCGCAAGTGTACGGCCTATATGTATACATCGAATGGATATTCTAAAAAGAAAAACATACACAACAAAATATGACCATCATGTCCTTTATTATGAAGAGGTATGGGCTAATCTGAGCCGTCCTTGTGCTTAGGGGGGTCTACCAAAGCAGAAGTGAAAGTGACGAGTGCCTCTAAACCAAAACCATGATGATTAATCTCATTAACTAATTATTAAAGTGTACACTGACAATATTTTCAGTAAATTAAATGTAATGAGAAAATGAGTTACGCAACCTTAGTGCCAAATAATAATTAAATGAAGAACAGTAATGGAAAGTCCATAATAACACACACAACTCTGGTCGGTTTCTAGTCACTTAGGAGTAGTTCTTGTTGATGGACCAGCACTTGTGTCTGATCTCCCCATTCTTGCTGGTCTTCACGTCGATGTTGCCCATCTTCACCATGGCTTCCCCGAACTTTAACTCCCAGTCCACGGAGAACTTAGCATTTTGTTTCACGGATTCAAGTGTCTTGGGCGACTCGAGCGCGGCATCTGATTTCAACAACACTTCGTGGCTAATCACGTTCTTGTAGTATTGGTTGTCCAGGTATCCAGGGGTGTAGATGTCCTGATCCACCGTAGGGTTGTCGCCTCTGCTGCACTGACTTGTCACCAAGTTGGCCAACGTAGAGTTCATGGCCATGGGATCCGAAGAAGGGTTGGGCGGCAGGCGGTCACGGAAGGACGAGCAGTGGGAGACGCCGACGGAGTGCGCGCCGGAGAGGGTGACCATGTCGTCGAGGCTGAGGCCCTTGTTCGCGAACAAACCCTCGAGCATCGTGATGTCGGCGAAGGGAGGGGGCAGGTTGGGGAGGGTCTCGCTCGCGAGGGACATGTTCCCGTCGTAGCGGCCCGACGGCATTTCGAAGTACATCGTCTCGTTGCTGAGGAAGTAGGTGGCGTCGCGCGCAGCAAAGGCGACGATGTCCGCGCACGAGACGACACGCTCGCACCCGGGCGTGGCCTCCAGCGCGTCCTTGATCCTGTCGATCACCTCGAAGCCGCGGAGGCTGTGCCTGTTGGGGATGCCGTCCTTCTCGGTCGGCTCGTTGGGCGTGGCGCTAATGTCAAGGAGGACAGACCCATCGCAACCCTGGCATGGAAATGCATGAATTGTTCACGTCAAATGGCAAACATGCATGCGAGAGATCGACGTGTGCAGCGTATGTAACTCTGGATATATGCATACCTGGACGAAGCAGTCGTGGAACAAGAGGCGGATGAGCCCGGCGCCGATGCCACGGTCGCGGTTCACCTC
This window of the Triticum urartu cultivar G1812 unplaced genomic scaffold, Tu2.1 TuUngrouped_contig_6397, whole genome shotgun sequence genome carries:
- the LOC125530554 gene encoding peroxidase 2-like, translating into MAGSEKKFATLALLLALLGCVARTCEASYGFLPPPAPSLTYGHYSKVENTCYGAEMIVSNIVKEEVNRDRGIGAGLIRLLFHDCFVQGCDGSVLLDISATPNEPTEKDGIPNRHSLRGFEVIDRIKDALEATPGCERVVSCADIVAFAARDATYFLSNETMYFEMPSGRYDGNMSLASETLPNLPPPFADITMLEGLFANKGLSLDDMVTLSGAHSVGVSHCSSFRDRLPPNPSSDPMAMNSTLANLVTSQCSRGDNPTVDQDIYTPGYLDNQYYKNVISHEVLLKSDAALESPKTLESVKQNAKFSVDWELKFGEAMVKMGNIDVKTSKNGEIRHKCWSINKNYS